DNA from Thalassoglobus sp. JC818:
TGATGGCAGGAACGACTGTGATCTCATTGAAACGCATATTTCCTGGGTCGTCCTCGCAGGTAATCGAGGTTGGAAGATCAAGAAGCCTGTCGATCTCGGGTTCGCGGACTTTTCAACTCTTGAATTGAGGAAGCACTTTTGCGAAGAAGAGTTGCGACTCAACAGCCGCTTGGCTCCAGAGATTTATCGTCGAGTGGTTCCAATTACTGGGACGGTTGACCAACCTGAAGTCGATGGATCAGGCGAAATCATCGATTATGCAGTGGAGATGCAACGCTTCCCAGTTGGTCGAATCCTGTCAGAGATGATTGGAACGGCACAGGTTGAAAATCGTCACTTCGAGACTTTGGCCGAAGACGTCGCAGAATTTCATCAGAGCGTTCTAATAGCCCGGACAGATTCAAAATTTGGTTCGCCCGAGAAGGTGTGGACGCCTGTTGCTGAGAACTTTGAACAACTCAAGTTGCGAATTTCTGAAGAACCCTCGCTGAAAGTTCTCGATAGAGTAGAGCAAGAAGCAGAGCGGGAGTGGCAATCGCTGGAGAAGTTGGTTTCAGAACGAAAGCAAGAAGGGTTCATCCGAGAGTGTCATGGAGATATGCACCTCGGGAATATGGTGCTTTTAAATGACAGAGTCCGAATTTTCGACGGCATCGACTTCAATGAGGAGTTGCGGTGGATTGATGTGATTTGCGAAGCGGCATTCGTGGTGATGGATCTCGATCATCTCGGAAGGTCTCAGGCAGCAATGCTTTTCTTGAATAAGTATTGCGAAGAGACTGGTGATTACCATGGCCTCAGGCTGCTTTCATTTTATGCGAGCTACCTGGCAATGGTCCGCGCGAAAGTTGCTGCGATTCGGCGAACACAGCAAGTCGAAGATGAGCAAGAACCTGACTGCAAAGAGATTCTCCCCCTGATGGAACTCGCTTTCAGCTACTTTCAAAGTCGACCGCGAAAGCTAATTCTCACCTTCGGCTTGTCCGGCAGCGGAAAATCGTTTTTCTCACAGCACTTAGTGGGGCCACTCCGAGCGGTCCGCTTAAGGTCCGATATCGAGCGAAACCGGTTGAGCAAATCGAAGAAGTTGGGAGAGAACGTTTATTCGTCCGAGTCGAAGGAAGCAGTTTACCTGCATCTCCTTGAGTGCGCCAAATCTATCCTTCTCGGCGGAATGTCTGTCATCGTCGATGCGACTTTTCTTGATCCTGAACGACGGGAGCCATTCTTCGAACTTGCCAGCGAGATCGGATGCGAACTCGTCGTTCTGCAATTTGAGGCACCAGATTCCATTCTGAAAGAACGGGTCGCAAAACGTCAGCATGATGGGGGCGACGCCTCCGAAGCCGATCTTACTGTACTCGAAAAACAACAACGGGAATTTCAACCGCTCTCAGAAACGGAATCGCAATTCGCTGTACGGGTCGATACGACTCTTGATCGAAAAGACTGCGTCGAAAAGATCGTCTCGGCAATTCATGGCGGAGGTTGATCATCAGGAAGCGGCGGACCAGTTACTGCTCCTGATCGCTTGGGGCTGCAAAATCCTCTTTGGCTTGATCGGTCAAACGATCATGAGTCTCTTCCGGCGTCTTCTCCTCCGGTTTGCCGATGACCCGTTTGGAGACCCGCTTGCCGTTTGCAGCGATGACGTAGTACACCATACCAGGTTCTAGTCTGGGCTTGATGCTGAATGGATCACGGGCTTTGTCCCAGCGCGGTTTAAATTCGGTAGTTTCCATGCGAAAGTTGAGATTCCAGCGGTGTTTGGCATCAATAGGGAATCTCTCAGAACTCTGATATTCAAATGACTTCGGATACCAGACGCCCGCATCAGTTCGGTCCCAGCTCGCTTTTCCTGTTCGACGCTGGTCGTACCATTCGTAGGACCACTCGACTGGATGGAGCCCCTGTTTCGGGTCTGCGATAATTCGAACGGTGAGTGTTTTGCCTTGACCAGCGATGTAAATGTGAAGAACAGCGATTCGACCATCGCGAAGTCGTGAAACTTGAGAACTGAGCAGCTTGGATACTTTAAACTGATTTTCCAGGTGCAGAAACTTCTCGAAGTCGTATGTCCCGTTTAGCTTGAACCAAAGTTCGTCGGGCCGCACTTGTTCATGCATAAGAGGGCGATGCATCGGCTGAGGCTCTACGAATTCTGAAACCACTTTCTCGTTCTCAATTTTCAAGAGCTTCCCTTCAGATTCGAAGCGTTCCACGATGATGTGCGGCCTACTTTCCGGGGGCGTGCGGTCGATCACATCAAATTCGAAATTGCGGTAGGTCCGATCTTTGTCCCAAATAACCTCCGCGGTGCCACGAATTTCTTCGGTGGGAACTTCTCCATCTGCCCCGCTGAGGAACAGAACTGTTCCTTTCCAATGTCCGGTTTCGAGCATCCCACGGGAAGTGGCGATTGCATCTAGGATCCTTTCCCTCAAGCCCTGATCCCCATTCAATTCCGGTTCGGCTTTTGCTGTTTCGCAGCAAGTGAGAGAGAGGAGGACAACGAGACTTATCAGCTGAAAGTGAACTCTCATCGGAAACTCGTTGTTTTCTGCAGTCATTTTTGGCACCGGTTGAGCTTGGGTTTCCCAGATCGACCAACCATTTGTATGCAGAGTTCAAAGGAAACCAGGGGGATTGTTATCTGAAAGAAGGGTCCCTAAAACTTCGACAATCATTTCTTCGGCGAGCTACGACCAGCAGATACTCCTTGCGAAGCTCCGAATGAACCCTGTGAAATACGAACCCGACCACCGGAACTTCATAGCAATAGCTCCTTTGAAAGAGAAAGCTCGTGAGAGAATTAGAGCCTGGCCATTTCTGAGATTACAGACCTGAAATCGTCTGTCAAGACTTTTCTTCGACTAAAGAGACACCTCGTAGATTCGTTAAATAAAACGTTCGCACGGTCTAAGTCTTGAAGGTTGCCCAGGTCGAGAATTCACATTGCACAATGAGTCGATCCGGAGATCGGTCAAGTGAGTCGAATTCGACGTGCTTTCGGTCCTGAAATGTCAGGCGTGTTCAGAAAGATCTGAAATACGAAGCGATTTCCGAGTCGCCTCGTATCTCAGGTGATATCAAAAAGAAGCTGTGTTCTCGTTGGCTGCGCTAATCCGAGCGGAGCAGTTTAGGCAGCCATCGATTCATCGCCTTCGCTGGTCATTCCATTGACGAGTCGGACAGTTCGATTGGCGAACGCAGCTGTCTGTTGGTCGTGAGTGACCATCACGATTGTGCGTCCATCGCGATGGAATTCGGACAAGTAATTCATGACCTGTTCGCGCGTTTCGGAGTCGAGGTTTCCGGTCGGCTCATCTGCGAGAATCACGCGGGGATCGTTAGCTAGAGTGCGAGCGAGCGCGACACGTTGTTGCTGTCCCTGGCTCAATTCGGCAGGCAGGTGATCCATTCGATCGGCTAGCCCGACACGATCGAGTAGCTCGGAAGCACGTTGCTTTTGCTCTGCGTCAGATTTCCCTGAAAGCATCAATGGGACTTGGACGTTCTCCTGTGCCGTCAGCCAAGTGACGAGATTAAAAGACTGGAAGACAAATCCGATCTTGCTCGCTCTAAGCTCCGTTCTTTGTTGAACAGACAGATCGTAAATTGATTCCCCGTTAAGAAATACCTGGCCTGATGTGGGGGTCAGCATTCCGCCGAGGATTGAAAGAAGCGTTGTCTTTCCGCTTCCGCTCGGGCCAACGACAGCGATGAAATCGTTGTCGTGAATGGACAAGTTTGAATCATCGAGAGCAATCACTCGCTTGCCGCGACGTTCGTAAATCTGATTCACTGACTGAAGCTGATACATCCTTGAGAACTCCATTGTGTGTCATCGTGTAGGCTGTAGAAACCTTGCACTCGTCCTAGTTGGTCCGAGGTTGGCGACTTAAATTTCCCTTTGGTGTTCTAAAACCTGTTTCTGCATTGTTGCTAAACTCGTCGACGACAGTCCTATTCACTGAAGACGAGACAAGGGTCGAGACCTGCGGCCTTGCGGGCTGGGAAGATACTCGCTGCGACAGAAACTGTGGTGGCGGCAGCCAAACCGACGAGTAACAATTGCGGGATGGGTTGAACGGTAATCCCGAGTAGCTGCGGTCCGAGAAAGATCGCGAGAGCCGTTCCAAAGACAAACCCGAGTACACCGCCCGCGCATCCGAGGATCATGGCTTTGCCGAGGAACATTTGAGTGACGAACGAGCGGCTCGCACCGAGTGCCATCAACGTTCCGATTTCTTTGCGGCGTTCGATGACGTTGGCATACATCACGCTCGCGATGCTCGCGGCTCCGACGAGTAACAGGATCGAAAAGAAGACCCACGATAAGCTTCCCATCAGCCGATTGACGGAAATCTGCGTGTCGACAACCTGGGCGATCGTGATCACTCTTGTTTCCGGAAGCTCAGCGGAGAGGTTTGTAATCAGGCTTCCAGCAGCTTCTTCACAGCATGCCATAATTTCGATGACGTTGATGACAGGTCCGGCTCCGGACAGGTCCTGAACACTGTGCAGGTGGGCGAAGAGTCTGCCGTCGTCGATTGTGCCTGTCGATGGCAAGACTGTCAGCACGCGAAATGTCTCTCCAAAGAGATTCAGTTCAGCCCCTGACTGGACGTCGAGTTGTTTGGCCAGATCGCGTCCGATGATGACTTCTCTATCACCGAGGTCCTGAACGGTTCGATTGGTGGCCAGTGAGTTGGGATCGTTATCGGTGTTTAGATTTGCAGTCGTTGTACAACAGCCGCGATCTGTTCCAATAGGATTAGTGATCATTCCCAGGCCTTGCCATGCAGCCTTCGCCTGGAATTCACTTTGAGGAAGGATGCCCGTCAACGTGACCGGAATGGAATCGACAGAAGTTTCGACACAGAGTTTTGGGGCGAGATTTTCAACTCCGGGCATACGAGCGAGGGCGAGCCGACTGACGTACTCTTCCGGCATCGTCTTTCCGTGCAGGTCCGCGCCATAGTAATCCTGAAGCGTGACACTCGGCGGCAAGACCAGAACGTTTGCTCCTAATGCTTCCATGTCGCTGGCGATTTTTTTCTCCGAAGAGTCGGTGATGTTCTGAATCGCAACAAGTGCAGCGACTCCAAATGTGACGGCCATCAGGCTTGTCAGCATTGGTGTGGGACGCTGCCAGAGTTCCTTCCAGATCATTGTTCGAAGCTTCATGACACCCATTCCTTTGGGAATTTGAGAGAGAGAGGGAATTGCTTGGGAGAGTGTTGGCGAGACTGAGCGTCTATCGCCGGGGAGGTTGTTGCGCGCCAGCTGATTTGTGGTGCTGGCAGTTCTCGTCGTCGCAGCACTTTCCGGCGGCGGCAAGTTGTTGTGCAAGTTGGGCGTGGGTAATGCTTCCGTCGTAGACACCGATCATGACACCCGGAGGGGCCATGAATGCGACGATCGAATTTGATCGGTTCGTTGGCACTCGGAGTTGGTTCAGGAATTTCGTTTCTGCTGGGTCGTTGGCCAGTACAGTGACAACTTCGGTGCGGTCACTAAAGAACAAGTCTTCTCTAAACTCTGTAACTCCAGATGGAACATCCGCAGCTGCAGTTGGCTGTGCACAAAGAACAACGATCTTTTGTTCCTGAAGTGCTTTCAAACATTTCGCCTGGGCCGGTGAGACGATCGCTGCAATCAATTGTGCATCGCTGACTCGCTGAGGATAGACAGTGCAAACTGCGCCGTTGGGGGCGAGAACGGCTGTGGCGGGAAGTGGAATCCGCGTTGCGTCAAATCGTTTGATCAGTTCGTGTTCAGCTGCGTCTCCGATCTGAACGGGAACGATGACGGCGTCTTCGCGTGTCGAAAGTGTCGACTCGAGAACCTGACTCATTTGCCGGGTTAACGCGTCGTCAGCTCGATAGAACATCACGAATGCGAACTGGTTGTTTTGAGCTGCTTCTTTGACCGCCTGGCTGGCCCGACCTTCCGCATAAACAGCAGTGCTGCAAATGGTCATGATGGCAATGATTGCGTTTATTTTCAGAACAATCCTTGTCATTGTGCAGATTCCTTTTTTGTGCTTCGGCATGAGCGTTGTCTGAGGAACGAGGGACGTTCCTCGGACGACGCCGTGCAGTGCTTGTTGTCCGTCAATGGAGTGTCTGTTGGCTTCGGTCTTGTCAATTCAGTGAACGAATTCTTCACGCGGTCTGCGAACCAAATCTCGCGTCATCATTTAACAAAATGATTAATGATGGTCGTGGGAATGTGCGATGACTCCGCGATACGGCTTGCCGTCGATTGTGACAACGAGTCGCGGGTCGGCGCTCTCTTCATCGAGAGAAGTTGCGAGTCGGGATTCTTCGACTTTGAACCTTGAAGACTTTCCCTCCGGATCGTCGGTGTCGGGATTGGCAACGAGTGAAAACTGTTCTGGTTGGCCGTCGATTTTGATGTTGATGGTGAGATCCGCTGCTTCAATCGGATACGAGTTCAAGGCTTGCCCATCAAGGATGTAAATCGTGACCGATTGATCATCGTGTACGATTTCCGCATGGAAGTTTCCGCTTCCGAGCTCGATGAGGCTTCCGTGGTGTGGGCCCTCGGTTCCGTGATCGTGCTCTGAGTGGGTTGGTGTTGTGTCAGACTTATCGGTTTCAGTGGAAGAATTCTTGGCACATCCGGAAATTGCGAGCATGACCGCGAAAACAACGGCAGATTTTTGGCAAAGTTCAATTTTCATTTCAGTTTCCAGTTTGAGGTTCGACAAGTTGACTTGCCGGAGTTTGTGAATCGGGAAAACGGGTCTCTTTAGTGGAGGTGTCTTCGTCGGTTTGACGGAGGCGGAGAGAAATTCGCTCGAATGAGTCAAGTTTCCTCAGTCGACTTGGGAGCCATGCGGGACGTCATCTTCCTCAATCAACAGGACCTCAGTTGTTGACTCGTTGACGACGCGTTCAGCTTCTTTCATCCCGATCAGGTAGAACAAAGCGGGGTGAACGAAGAAGTCGAGCAGGGTCGAGCTGATCAGCCCGCCCAGGATGACCGTCGCGACCGGGTACAGAATCTCCTTCCCCGGTTCTCCTGCAGCGAGAACAAGAGGCACGAGACCAATTCCGGAAGTGAGAGCAGTCATCAAAACGGGAGCCAGCCTTTCCAGACCAGCACGGATGATCATGCTCTTGCTCCAGTCTTCTCCTTCGTATTTGACGAGATGCAGATAATGATTGAGGAGTAAGATTCCGTTCCGCGATGCGATTCCTGCCAGTGAAATGAAACCGACCATGGCAGCTACGGTGAGTGACTGACCTGTGATCACGAGAGCTGCCACCGACCCGATCAAGGCCATCGGAAGGGCCATCATGACTTGCAGCGAAAGATTGATGGAGCGGAACATCGTGAACAGAACGAGAAAAACTCCGATCATCGAAACCATGAACAACAGTCCAATGACTCGTGAAGCTGACTGTTGGCTCTCGAACTGCCCGCTGTATTCGACGAAGTATCCGGCGGGAAGGTCCTCGACAATCGGTTGGACCTGTTTTCGAATGTCTTCGACGACGTCCACGACACCGCGATCGGAGACGTTACATTGAAGGACAATTCTTCGACGAACGTTCTCTCTGTTGACTGTGTTTGGACCCCCGGATTCATAAATCCTCGCCACCGCTTCGAGCGGCAGCTTACCTCCGTCTTCCAGTTCGATCGTCAGTCGTCGCAGTTGCTGGAGGTCTTCGCGATAGTTTTCATCGAGACGAATGAGGAGATCGAACGTGCGTTGCCCCACGAGAACTTCCGATACAACCTGACCATTCATAGCTGTTTCAATGAAGTCATTCACCTCGGCGGAATTCAGACCGTAGAGCAGAAGTTTGTCCCGATCGAGTTCGATTCGAAGCTGGGGGATCACGACTTGAGGCTCGACGAGAAGGTCTTTGACGCCAGGCACAGACTGCATCGACACCTTCATTTGTTCTGCGGTGCGCCGCAGCTTATCGAGATCGTCCCCGTAGACTTTGATACCAATTTGAGCTTTCACTCCGGAAAGCATATGTGAGATGAGGTGTGCGATCGGCTGTTCGACCGCAGTTACAATTCCGGGGATATCAGCCATCGCTTCACGAATTTCTGTGAGTTGATCCTCGCGAGACTGTTCTGACTCTGGGTCGAGCTCAAGAATGATTTCGCTCATGTTGACCCCTTCAGCATGTTCGTCGAGTTCCGCTCGGCCGGTTCGACGTACAAACTTTGTCACGTCTTCGATTTCCTGCAGGCGACGTTCGACTTTCTGGCCGATGGCGTTCGATGTTTCCAAAGATGTTCCCGGTGGAAGGATGACATTGAGCTGAATAGCTCCCTCGTTGAAAGGAGGAAGGAAGTCACGGTCGAGGCTCGTGACAAAGAGGCCTGCGATGAAAACCAGGAATGTCGTTGCCAAGAGATTCAATCTTGGAAATGCCAAGCTGAAACGAATCACTCGTTCGCCGATCCACTTCACACCTCGGAGTACGAATCCGTCCTTTTCAGTTTCTGAGAACTTTTGCTTTCCGAGCAGCCAGTACGAAAGGACAGGGGTCACTGTTAAAGAGACCAGCAACGAAGAGAGGATCGAGACGATGTATGCAACACCCAGTGGTGTGAACAACCGGCCCTCCATTCCGGACAGTGCGAAAAGAGGGAGGAAGACGAGGATGACAATCATCGTTCCGAACACGATCGAGTTGCGAACTTCAACGCTTGCCTGAAAAACGACGAGCAGCGGATGCTTTGGGTTGGCACTCGCTCGATTGTCTTTGAGTCGTCGGAAGATGTTTTCGACGTCGACGATGGCGTCATCAACCAATTCGCCAATCGCGACCGCGAGCCCTCCCAAGGTCATGGTGTTGATCGAAATCCCAAAGATAGAGAACACGATCGCTGTCATCACAAGTGACAGAGGAATGGCAGTGAGTGTGATAAAAGTTGTGCGAAGATTCATTAAAAACAGAAAGAGGATAACGACAACCAGAATCCCCCCATCACGCAACGCTTCGACGACGTTCTCAATTGCTCGGTCGATGAACGACTTCTGTGTGTAGAGTGGTTCGATTCGCAGATCGTCCGGCAATGTGGGGCGCAGTTCCTCAATGGCTGCCATAATGGAATCAGTCACTCTTCGAGTGTCGGCTCCCGGTTGTTTGTTGATCGTGAGGACGACAGCAGGACCACCAGAGAATTGACCGTCTTCGTCGCGGGTATAGGCAGCACTGTCACCGCGTTTCACCTGAGGTCCTTCGATCACTGTGGCGATTTGAGCGAGAGCGACCGGTCGGCCTGAACGAGTTGCGACGACGACTTTCTGCAAATCCTCGATCGATTGGACACGTCCCAAGGCTCGAACAAGCAATTCATTGGGGCCTTGCTCGTCCAGATAGCCGCCGGTGGCGTTTTCGTTGCTGTCCTGCACGGCTTGTTTTACTTCGTGCAGCGTGACACCAAAACGCAACATGGCATCAGGGTCAACCAACACCTGAAACTGCTTTCGTCCTCCGCCCATGGTGAACACTTGCGATACTCCGGGAATCGTCAGCAGACGCTGCCTGACAACCCAATCCGTAAGTGTGCGAAGTTCGAGCGACTCCGTTTCGTTGTTCTCGCTCCAGATTCCGACCATGAGGATCTGTCCCATAATCGAAGAGATGGGAGCGAGTGTTGGGCTGACTCCTTCGGGCATTCTCTCTTGAACGAGTTGCAGCCGCTCATTGACAATCTGGCGATCGTTGTAAATGTCGGTGCCCCAGTCGAATTCCACATAGACGACGGAGATTCCGACTCCCGACGAGCTTCGAACTTCCTGGACTCCATTGGCTCCGTTCATCGCTGTTTCGATGGGGAACGTAATCAGTGTTTCAACTTCTTCAGGTGCCAGTCCGGGGGCTTCTGTCATGATGACAACGCGTGGACGATTGAGATCGGGGAAGACATCGATCTGAGACTGCATTGCTTGCCAGCTACCGAATCCGATCAGAAACATCGCAGCAGCGATAACAACCAATCGGTTTTGAAGCGAAAATCGGATCACTGCGTTCAGCATTGTCAGGAGACCTTCTTAAAGCATCTTCTGAGTCGGTTTCCACCGTCTCAATTAGTGATCGTGATTGATAAAGTGATGTAAATCGAAAAGTTAATAGATGTTTGATGCACTTAATGGTTGTGTCCCGCGTGCGGATCGACTCCACCTCCAGACATGTTCTTCAGAGCCATCTGCATCTGATGAGCACCTTGCGTAGCGATCACGTCACCCGGGTAGAGAGAGCCATCGTTGGCAATGACTACAGAAAACTGATCTCGGTATTTGACATGAACCGGGACGCGATCGAAGTGGTCTCCGTTCTGCTGAAAGACGAACGATTCGACGCCTTCACGTGCGACGGCATCGACCGGGACGACAATCTGCTCTGGCCACTCTTCGACGGGGATGCGCAGCTGTAGGCGTTGACCGGGCAGATATTTCCATTCGACATAGCGGTTGCCACTATCGCGTCGATCCTTGATCAATTCGTTGTGAAGCCGAACATAGAACTTCAACGTTCGAGTTCCGGTATCAACTTGATTGGCGAGATAGGCGATCTCTAGCCCTTCCAGAACGCGATTTCCGGAACCTGCTCTTTCGAAGATGGCATCGAGCGGCCATTCGTTCTTCGAAGCTTCTCGGATCTCTTCAAAGTCTTGTTCGAAAGCCATACCTTCAATTAGCAACTCTTCATAATCCGTGAGAACACAAAGAGTTTCCCCAGCATTGACTGACTGACCTTTATGTACACTGAGATCCTGAAGAATGAGTGGTCCGATGTGCGTGACAAGTTGTGTTCTGTCGAGCAGTGATCCCGATTCAGTATTGAACCTCTGTGCTGCCGAACGCGTCAGTTGCAGTTCTTCGGGCTCGTGATTGTCGATCGTCGGAGCGAAGATCTGCAGTTCTCGTAGTAATCGACGCTCTTCGGAGATTTGATTAACTTGCCCTTCTGAGAGCCCGTGAAGCCTGAGTGCTTCACGTTGTGCTCGCAGCAGCGCTGTGAGCTTGTCGCGGGCGTATTCGCGATCGAGGAGCAGTTTGCCAGCGACCGCCCCGCTGCTGGTGACAGCTTCGAGTCGGGTGATTTCACGTTCCTCGACATCCAGTTCTCCAAGCGTTTTCAGGAACTCCGTTTGAGCCTGGACGAGGTCTTCATGCGTCAGGCGGATTTGGAAGAGCAGAGTCCCCGGTTCAACGGCTTCACCCGCTACAGCATGGACGTCAGTGATGACTCCGGTCATGGGAGTGGCAACCTGAACTCTCGTCCTGCCGGGCCGTTCAACGATGAGTGCAGGAACGGTGATCGATCGCCAAAACGTCTCGAGTTGGACCGGAAGCAAAGTTTCTTCGGTCAGCCCGATGTTCCGCATCGCTTGTTCCGAAAGCTCAAGCGACGACTCGTCCTGGTGTCCCTCGTGAGACCCGTGATCGTGGTCATCATGGGAGTCGTGTTCCTCATGCGAACCGGCACCAGTTTCTGTCTCACCTGCTCGAAATGCAGAAACCGTCCGCTCGACCCAGGAATTGAGACCTGGAAACCACTGAGACCATGTCACTCCGCAGATGAGGACGACAATTGTGAGTCCGGTCCACCACGCCCATTTTGGGAAATAAGTCCGGTTTTGTGTGTTCATTGTTCTGCTGTGGATTCTTCGAACTGGGTGAATTGAACTCGCACGGACTGGTGCAGGAAGATGCTGAACCGTCTCGTTGAAGCGAGTGAGTTGGAACAAGAAGCAAGTCTTCGCAAGCCAGCGAGATCTTCATCACTCACAAAGCTGATCTTGTGAATGAGCGCACAATCTTATCTGTGGGATCGTGTTGTGAGATTCCGTCAGGCTGTTGCGAATTCGTCTATTTCGCGGACGACGATCTTTATTGGACCGGACGAGAAGTAGTCTCATTCGGAAAACGGAATCGCCGTTTCACTGCACTTGTTGTGCTGTGACGACGTTCGCAGGTCGCATAAGCAATGCGAGAGGAGTGCCCTTAAAGCAGCCAGACCTGATGCGCAGAGCGGTCGGCGCACGGACCTGTCAGGGCAAGAGAGAGATGTTGGTGTAGCCCGAAATTCGGCAGGAGAGTATCACCGGCGACTTCAACCAAATCGTTGCCGAGGACCTGACACCACTTCGAAAACGTCAGCATCTGATGGACGTCTTGGTCACGATGTACTGCGACGAAATTGCAGTGGTCGTCGATGCAGGGAGCGTGATCGTGATTGTCACCGGATTCGGCAAGTTCCCGGGAATGCTCATCAGCTGGGAGAGCATCTTGCGGCTCAACTCTCGTCGAGGTGGCATGGTCGTGCGAACAGCATCCTTCCGCAGCCACAGCTTCGGGAGTTTGCTTTGCGGCAGTGTCGCAAGAGTGATAGTGATGCGCAAAGCATCCGACCGTCGCGTGAAACGCAATCGAAATGATTGTCAGGGCGGTCAGGAAACTTTGGAACATAATGAAAAATTAGGAGTATTGATGAGTCGAGCGAAAATGCCCTTCTCCTTTCCGATCTTATCGGCCATTTGAATGGCGGTCTAGACCATATTCGCGGGGGCTTCGCGGTCTCAACATCATGAATCATGGGATGTAGCTCGGGAAACTCCTCGTTTCTCGCAACGGATTTCGAGTCAAAATGCGTTTTGAAGGTGGCTCAATTTCAGGATGATCATGGCAGTGTCCTAAATGTGAGACTGCATCTAAGGGCAGAATGCTACTCGTCCGAATTCTTCGAGCTTGGCGACAATTTACCGGGCTTCTTTTCGCGTCCAATCAAACGGACGAGATCGGAGAGCACCTGCGGCAAAGCGATTCCACCCGGAGTTGCCAGGTACCGCGGTTCCCAATCCGGACGAAATTTGTCTTTGTAAGAACGAAGACCCTGAAAGTTGTAATAGTGATCTCCGTTTCGATAGAGGACGCCCACAGCTTTGTTCCACATTGGGGCGTGCGGTCGATCTTCGATTCCGGAGAGTGGGGCCATTCCCATGCTGAACCACTCGTATCCCTGCTGTTGCCCCCAGAAGATCAATTCCACGAACAGATAGTCCATCAAACCGGGCGGACCGGCTGGGTCGTGACGCATCAGGTCGACAGAGAACTCTTCG
Protein-coding regions in this window:
- a CDS encoding efflux RND transporter periplasmic adaptor subunit, which translates into the protein MNTQNRTYFPKWAWWTGLTIVVLICGVTWSQWFPGLNSWVERTVSAFRAGETETGAGSHEEHDSHDDHDHGSHEGHQDESSLELSEQAMRNIGLTEETLLPVQLETFWRSITVPALIVERPGRTRVQVATPMTGVITDVHAVAGEAVEPGTLLFQIRLTHEDLVQAQTEFLKTLGELDVEEREITRLEAVTSSGAVAGKLLLDREYARDKLTALLRAQREALRLHGLSEGQVNQISEERRLLRELQIFAPTIDNHEPEELQLTRSAAQRFNTESGSLLDRTQLVTHIGPLILQDLSVHKGQSVNAGETLCVLTDYEELLIEGMAFEQDFEEIREASKNEWPLDAIFERAGSGNRVLEGLEIAYLANQVDTGTRTLKFYVRLHNELIKDRRDSGNRYVEWKYLPGQRLQLRIPVEEWPEQIVVPVDAVAREGVESFVFQQNGDHFDRVPVHVKYRDQFSVVIANDGSLYPGDVIATQGAHQMQMALKNMSGGGVDPHAGHNH
- a CDS encoding FtsX-like permease family protein, which codes for MKLRTMIWKELWQRPTPMLTSLMAVTFGVAALVAIQNITDSSEKKIASDMEALGANVLVLPPSVTLQDYYGADLHGKTMPEEYVSRLALARMPGVENLAPKLCVETSVDSIPVTLTGILPQSEFQAKAAWQGLGMITNPIGTDRGCCTTTANLNTDNDPNSLATNRTVQDLGDREVIIGRDLAKQLDVQSGAELNLFGETFRVLTVLPSTGTIDDGRLFAHLHSVQDLSGAGPVINVIEIMACCEEAAGSLITNLSAELPETRVITIAQVVDTQISVNRLMGSLSWVFFSILLLVGAASIASVMYANVIERRKEIGTLMALGASRSFVTQMFLGKAMILGCAGGVLGFVFGTALAIFLGPQLLGITVQPIPQLLLVGLAAATTVSVAASIFPARKAAGLDPCLVFSE
- a CDS encoding efflux RND transporter permease subunit → MLNAVIRFSLQNRLVVIAAAMFLIGFGSWQAMQSQIDVFPDLNRPRVVIMTEAPGLAPEEVETLITFPIETAMNGANGVQEVRSSSGVGISVVYVEFDWGTDIYNDRQIVNERLQLVQERMPEGVSPTLAPISSIMGQILMVGIWSENNETESLELRTLTDWVVRQRLLTIPGVSQVFTMGGGRKQFQVLVDPDAMLRFGVTLHEVKQAVQDSNENATGGYLDEQGPNELLVRALGRVQSIEDLQKVVVATRSGRPVALAQIATVIEGPQVKRGDSAAYTRDEDGQFSGGPAVVLTINKQPGADTRRVTDSIMAAIEELRPTLPDDLRIEPLYTQKSFIDRAIENVVEALRDGGILVVVILFLFLMNLRTTFITLTAIPLSLVMTAIVFSIFGISINTMTLGGLAVAIGELVDDAIVDVENIFRRLKDNRASANPKHPLLVVFQASVEVRNSIVFGTMIVILVFLPLFALSGMEGRLFTPLGVAYIVSILSSLLVSLTVTPVLSYWLLGKQKFSETEKDGFVLRGVKWIGERVIRFSLAFPRLNLLATTFLVFIAGLFVTSLDRDFLPPFNEGAIQLNVILPPGTSLETSNAIGQKVERRLQEIEDVTKFVRRTGRAELDEHAEGVNMSEIILELDPESEQSREDQLTEIREAMADIPGIVTAVEQPIAHLISHMLSGVKAQIGIKVYGDDLDKLRRTAEQMKVSMQSVPGVKDLLVEPQVVIPQLRIELDRDKLLLYGLNSAEVNDFIETAMNGQVVSEVLVGQRTFDLLIRLDENYREDLQQLRRLTIELEDGGKLPLEAVARIYESGGPNTVNRENVRRRIVLQCNVSDRGVVDVVEDIRKQVQPIVEDLPAGYFVEYSGQFESQQSASRVIGLLFMVSMIGVFLVLFTMFRSINLSLQVMMALPMALIGSVAALVITGQSLTVAAMVGFISLAGIASRNGILLLNHYLHLVKYEGEDWSKSMIIRAGLERLAPVLMTALTSGIGLVPLVLAAGEPGKEILYPVATVILGGLISSTLLDFFVHPALFYLIGMKEAERVVNESTTEVLLIEEDDVPHGSQVD
- a CDS encoding AAA family ATPase; translation: METGKSQELGPSLLRQLKESDADGRNDCDLIETHISWVVLAGNRGWKIKKPVDLGFADFSTLELRKHFCEEELRLNSRLAPEIYRRVVPITGTVDQPEVDGSGEIIDYAVEMQRFPVGRILSEMIGTAQVENRHFETLAEDVAEFHQSVLIARTDSKFGSPEKVWTPVAENFEQLKLRISEEPSLKVLDRVEQEAEREWQSLEKLVSERKQEGFIRECHGDMHLGNMVLLNDRVRIFDGIDFNEELRWIDVICEAAFVVMDLDHLGRSQAAMLFLNKYCEETGDYHGLRLLSFYASYLAMVRAKVAAIRRTQQVEDEQEPDCKEILPLMELAFSYFQSRPRKLILTFGLSGSGKSFFSQHLVGPLRAVRLRSDIERNRLSKSKKLGENVYSSESKEAVYLHLLECAKSILLGGMSVIVDATFLDPERREPFFELASEIGCELVVLQFEAPDSILKERVAKRQHDGGDASEADLTVLEKQQREFQPLSETESQFAVRVDTTLDRKDCVEKIVSAIHGGG
- a CDS encoding ABC transporter ATP-binding protein, which produces MYQLQSVNQIYERRGKRVIALDDSNLSIHDNDFIAVVGPSGSGKTTLLSILGGMLTPTSGQVFLNGESIYDLSVQQRTELRASKIGFVFQSFNLVTWLTAQENVQVPLMLSGKSDAEQKQRASELLDRVGLADRMDHLPAELSQGQQQRVALARTLANDPRVILADEPTGNLDSETREQVMNYLSEFHRDGRTIVMVTHDQQTAAFANRTVRLVNGMTSEGDESMAA